The Paenibacillus sp. RUD330 genome has a segment encoding these proteins:
- the bioB gene encoding biotin synthase BioB, translated as MARTEKKDWNRFAEKALNGECLTLEEGLALLEAGNDEILSILQAAFTVRKHFYGTKVKLNMIINAKSGLCPEDCGYCSQSIVSAAPIEKYKLLDKDTLLAGAREAMQRKAGTYCIVASGKGPTDKEIGQVVKAVKEIRETLPLKICVCLGILKEGQAEKLADAGVHRYNHNLNTSKENFPSITSTHTYDQRIETIHAAKRSGMSPCSGVIVGMGETNLEIVEMAYALRELDADSIPINFLNPIPETPLEGSELTPAMKALKVLALFRFLCPSKEIRIAGGRELNLRSLQPFSLYAANSIFVGDYLTTAGQEAMADYRMIEDLGFEIEENAL; from the coding sequence ATGGCTAGGACCGAGAAAAAGGATTGGAACCGATTTGCGGAAAAGGCGTTGAACGGAGAATGCCTTACGCTGGAGGAAGGACTTGCCCTTCTGGAGGCGGGGAATGATGAGATCCTATCGATTCTGCAGGCGGCTTTCACGGTGCGCAAGCATTTTTATGGGACAAAGGTCAAGCTCAACATGATCATCAATGCCAAGAGCGGCCTCTGTCCGGAGGACTGCGGCTACTGCTCGCAATCGATCGTATCGGCGGCCCCGATCGAAAAATACAAGCTGCTGGACAAGGACACGCTGCTTGCCGGCGCGCGCGAGGCGATGCAGCGCAAGGCCGGCACTTATTGTATCGTGGCATCGGGAAAAGGTCCGACCGATAAGGAGATCGGGCAGGTTGTCAAAGCGGTCAAAGAAATACGGGAAACGCTGCCGCTCAAAATCTGCGTCTGCCTCGGCATCCTGAAGGAAGGGCAGGCGGAAAAGCTGGCGGATGCCGGGGTTCACAGGTACAACCACAATCTGAACACAAGCAAAGAGAACTTCCCGTCCATCACGTCGACACATACCTACGATCAGCGGATCGAGACGATCCATGCGGCAAAGCGGAGCGGAATGTCTCCTTGCTCGGGAGTCATTGTCGGCATGGGCGAGACAAACCTGGAGATTGTCGAGATGGCTTATGCCCTTAGAGAGCTGGATGCGGATTCGATTCCGATCAATTTCCTGAACCCCATTCCGGAGACGCCTCTCGAAGGCTCGGAGCTGACGCCGGCCATGAAGGCGCTCAAGGTGCTGGCATTGTTCCGCTTCCTGTGCCCCTCCAAGGAAATCCGCATCGCGGGCGGCCGCGAGTTGAATCTTCGTTCCCTTCAGCCGTTTTCCCTATATGCGGCCAATTCCATTTTTGTAGGCGACTATTTGACGACGGCAGGTCAGGAGGCGATGGCCGACTACCGAATGATTGAAGACCTGGGGTTTGAGATCGAAGAGAATGCCCTCTGA